In one Vicugna pacos chromosome 22, VicPac4, whole genome shotgun sequence genomic region, the following are encoded:
- the ZNF354A gene encoding zinc finger protein 354A produces the protein MATEQREARSQMSVTFEDVAVLFTRDEWRKLGPSQRSLYQDVMLENYSNLVSLGLPFSKPKVISLLQQGEDPWKVGRDSPGGASLGWKSSYKTTKSTQTQDSSFQELIIKRSKRNGPWDFKSEKPCMYENGLEKKQEKKEGVQEVSVTHRKIITLERKHKNTEFSQDVSPRSLLVRQQLVPRERTPPKREARGNGFKQNPEVLNQQKTDTAEKRYKCSMCEKTFINTSSLRKHEKNHSGEKLFKCKDCSKAFNQSSALIQHQITHTGEKPYICKECGKAFTLSTSLYKHLRTHTVEKSYRCKECGKSFSRRSGLFIHQKIHAGENPYKYNPGRKASSCGTSLPGCQRIHSRKKSYLCNECGNTFKSSSSLRYHQRIHTGEKPFKCSECGRAFSQSASLIQHERIHTGEKPYRCNECGKGFTSISRLNRHRIIHTGEKFYNCNECGKALSSHSTLIIHERIHTGEKPCKCKVCGKAFRQSSALIQHQRMHTGERPYKCNECGKTFRCNSSLSNHQRIHTGEKPYRCEECGISFGQSSALIQHRRIHTGEKPFKCNTCGKTFRQSSSRIAHQRIHTGEKPYECNTCGKLFNHRSSLTNHYKVHMEENP, from the exons ATGTCAGTGACGTTCGAGGACGTGGCTGTGCTCTTTACGCGGGACGAGTGGAGGAAGCTGGGTCCTTCTCAGAGGAGCTTGTACCAGGacgtgatgctggagaactacaGTAACCTGGTCTCGCTGG GGCTCCCGTTCTCCAAACCCAAAGTGATCTCCCTGTTGCAGCAGGGAGAGGACCCCTGGAAGGTGGGGAGAGACAGTCCCGGAGGCGCCTCTCTAG gATGGAAGAGCAGTTATAAAACCACAAAGTCAACTCAGACGCAAGATTCTTCGTTTCAGGAGCTGATAATAAAAAGATCCAAAAGGAATGGACCCTGGGACTTCAAATCAGAAAAGCCCTGCATGTATGAGAATGGAttagagaagaagcaggagaaaaaagaaggtgttcaggaagtttcagtcacTCACAGAAAAATCATCACTctagaaagaaaacataaaaatactgaatttagcCAAGACGTCAGCCCAAGGTCACTCCTTGTTAGACAGCAGTTGGTTCCCAGAGAACGAACACCACCAAAACGCGAGGCACGAGGAAACGGCTTTAAGCAGAATCCAGAGGTGCTTAATCAACAAAAAACCGACACAGCAGAGAAACGCTATAAGTGTAGTATGTGTGAGAAAACCTTCATTAATACTTCATCCCTTCGTAAACATGAGAAAAACCATAGTggagagaaattatttaaatgtaaagacTGTTCAAAAGCGTTTAACCAAAGTTCAGCTCTTATTCAACATCAAATaactcatactggagagaaaccctatatatgtaaggaatgtgggaaagccttcactCTCAGTACATCCCTTTATAAGCACTTAAGAACACATACTGTGGAGAAATCCTATAGATGTAAAGAATGCGGTAAATCCTTCAGCCGAAGGTCAGGCCTTTTTATACATCAAAAAATCCATGCTGGAGAAAACCCCTATAAATACAACCCAGGCAGGAAGGCGTCCAGTTGTGGTACATCCCTTCCTGGATGTCAGAGAATTCATTCCAGGAAGAAGTCCTATTTGTGTAACGAGTGTGGCAATACCTTTAAGTCCAGCTCATCCCTTCGTTAccatcagagaattcacactggagagaaaccttttAAATGCAGTGAATGTGGGCGAGCCTTCAGTCAGAGTGCATCTCTCATTCAGCATGAAagaattcacactggagagaagccctacagatgtaatgaatgtggaaaaGGCTTCACTTCCATTTCACGGCTCAATAGACACCGAATAATTCATACAGGGGAGAAGTTTTATAATTGTAATGAATGTGGTAAAGCCTTAAGTTCCCACTCGACGCTTATTATTCATGAACgaattcacactggagagaagccatGCAAATGtaaagtgtgtgggaaagccttcagacAGAGTTCAGCCCTCATCCAGCATCAGAGGATGCACACTGGAGAAAGGCCCTACAAGTGTAACGAGTGTGGGAAAACGTTCCGGTGTAACTCATCCCTCAGTAATCACCAGAGAATTCACACGGGAGAGAAGCCGTACCGATGTGAGGAGTGTGGGATATCTTTCGGCCAGAGTTCAGCTCTTATTCAGCACCGGAGGATTCATACGGGAGAGAAGCCCTTCAAATGCAATACGTGCGGGAAAACTTTCAGACAGAGCTCGTCACGTATTGCCCATCAGAGGATTCATACTGGGGAGAAACCTTACGAGTGTAATACCTGTGGGAAACTCTTTAATCACAGATCATCTCTCACGAATCATTATAAAGTCCATATGGAAGAGAACCCCTAG